The DNA sequence GTTATCGTAGAAGATTTTTTGAATACCGTCTTTTTGTCCGTCAACATAGTTTACAACGAGTTTTTTAGTGCCATTATCGTAAAAAGATGTGTAAAGACCATTTTCTTTACCGTCTATAAAATTTACTTGAGACTTTATTTTACCAGTATCTGTATACCAGTATGTCATTCCGTTTCTTTTACAGTTTTTATAAATAGATGATTGAGCATTGTCTTTTACTGTATATTCACCAGGATTTGAACAAAATGACTGTGTATCATTGTTAGCAAGCAATGCCGCTGAGGCTAAAACAAAAGAAAGATATTTAAACATGATAGTTCCTTGGAAAATAATCTCATGAATAATAGCATATAGAAATCACTTTTTTATCACGATAGTTCAGTAGCACGTTTATAGGCTGCCTCAATCGCATCGATACAAGCATTCCTTACATTTCCTTTTTCCAGTGCTGCATATCCTGCTGCAGTTGTTCCTCCTGGACTCATTACACCATCTTTTAGTAGTGCAGGGTGAATTTCATTGATAAGTTTTCCAAAACCTCCAAAAAGTCCACGCATAATTGCCATTGCATCGTCACGTTTTAAACCTTGTTTTACTGCACCATCAGCTAAGGCTTCAGCAATAAGTGCTAAATATGCAGGACCACTTCCTGCAAGTCCTGTAGCAATGTCGAGCTCTTTTTCACTGCCTAGCCAAACTGTAGGACCGATAGAACCGAAGATCTCTATAGCTTCATTTTTAAAAGATTCATCACCTGTCAAAGTTGTCATTGAATGGTGAACTGAAGCTGCAAGATTAGGCATAGTTCTAACAACTGCTTGTGTTTTAAAATTATTTTTTAGTTTCTCTATCGTACTACCTGCAAGAACAGAATAAATGACTCTTGCCTGGCCTTGTAGTTGCTCTGCAACTTCTTCAATATTATAAGGTTTAACACAAAGGATAATAGTCTTGTCTTCAATATTAAAATCTTTCATTAAAGACTTTTCAGCAGAAATCTCCAATGCTTCTTCAAACTTTTCAAGTTTTGTCATATCTCTACCAACAACTTCTATTTTGTATCTGTTTTTCAAGCCTTGAGCAATACTAAGTGCCATATTTCCATTACCTATAAAAGTTATTGTTTT is a window from the Sulfurimonas sp. C5 genome containing:
- a CDS encoding toxin-antitoxin system YwqK family antitoxin — translated: MFKYLSFVLASAALLANNDTQSFCSNPGEYTVKDNAQSSIYKNCKRNGMTYWYTDTGKIKSQVNFIDGKENGLYTSFYDNGTKKLVVNYVDGQKDGIQKIFYDNGVLGSEVNYVMGRREGVMKEWDLEGYLYSEVYYKNNYKVGLKKYYDQKGNVVKTETYKMDRNPVMQKLLKDKRKEIYIDLSKYGLVPQDAPKEERMR
- a CDS encoding pyrroline-5-carboxylate reductase, with translation MKTITFIGNGNMALSIAQGLKNRYKIEVVGRDMTKLEKFEEALEISAEKSLMKDFNIEDKTIILCVKPYNIEEVAEQLQGQARVIYSVLAGSTIEKLKNNFKTQAVVRTMPNLAASVHHSMTTLTGDESFKNEAIEIFGSIGPTVWLGSEKELDIATGLAGSGPAYLALIAEALADGAVKQGLKRDDAMAIMRGLFGGFGKLINEIHPALLKDGVMSPGGTTAAGYAALEKGNVRNACIDAIEAAYKRATELS